In the genome of Variibacter gotjawalensis, one region contains:
- a CDS encoding LLM class flavin-dependent oxidoreductase produces MLPLSVLDLSPVTTETSAAQALANTIDLGRHADALGYTRYWMAEHHNLPNIASGAPDIMIGQVAAATKTIRVGAGGIMLPNHPPLMVAERFKVLEALFPDRIDLGLGRAPGTDQVTWHALRRRQEVSPEDDFLERFQELVAFEAKLFPEQHPYSKITVMPAGVALPPIWLLGSSEYSAQLAAAVGMGYSFASHFSDLDASGPMRAYKAQFKPSHWRETPYSILAVHAIVADTDAEAERLASTVELNFARRAQGLFVPLASPEEAQAYPYTPVDRDRIKRNRSRVYVGSPKTVKERLDAVVETTQADEIMVTSFIFDHAARKRSYELLMQAFKG; encoded by the coding sequence ATGCTCCCGCTCTCAGTCCTCGACCTTTCCCCGGTCACCACGGAAACCAGCGCCGCCCAGGCGCTCGCCAACACGATCGACCTCGGCCGTCATGCCGATGCGCTCGGCTACACGCGTTATTGGATGGCGGAGCATCACAATCTGCCGAACATCGCGAGCGGCGCGCCCGACATCATGATCGGGCAAGTCGCGGCGGCGACGAAGACGATCCGCGTCGGCGCCGGCGGGATCATGCTGCCGAACCATCCGCCGCTGATGGTGGCGGAGCGCTTCAAAGTGCTCGAAGCGCTGTTTCCGGATCGCATCGATCTCGGCCTCGGCCGCGCGCCGGGCACCGACCAGGTCACATGGCATGCACTGCGCCGCCGCCAAGAGGTCAGCCCCGAGGACGATTTCCTCGAGCGCTTTCAAGAGCTCGTCGCCTTCGAGGCGAAGCTGTTTCCGGAGCAGCATCCCTACAGCAAAATCACCGTGATGCCGGCGGGCGTTGCGCTGCCGCCGATCTGGCTGCTCGGCTCGTCCGAATATTCGGCGCAGCTCGCCGCAGCAGTCGGCATGGGCTATTCGTTCGCTTCGCATTTCTCAGACCTCGATGCGAGCGGGCCGATGCGCGCCTACAAGGCGCAGTTCAAGCCGTCGCATTGGCGCGAGACGCCCTACTCGATCCTCGCCGTACACGCGATCGTCGCCGACACCGACGCGGAAGCCGAACGCCTCGCCTCCACCGTGGAGCTCAATTTCGCGCGCCGGGCGCAAGGTCTGTTCGTGCCGCTTGCAAGCCCCGAGGAGGCGCAGGCTTATCCCTACACGCCGGTCGATCGCGATCGCATCAAGCGCAATCGCTCGCGCGTCTATGTCGGTTCGCCGAAGACCGTGAAGGAGCGGCTCGACGCCGTCGTCGAGACGACGCAG
- a CDS encoding amidohydrolase family protein — protein MTIPHTVGDAPPQHAVPPDACDCHMHFYDDAFPALRPASRLVSNAGVTQYRKLQNRLGTSRVVVVQPAPYVNDNTVTLAAIAEIGNARGVAVIHPDVTDAELQRLNAGGIRGIRFSIFDPRTAAVSFDMIAPLAARMNALGWHVQLHLRGDQIVEHEKLIEQLPCPMVFDHLGRIPQPEGIQHPAFAIIQRLLKARRAWVKLSGAYADTKVGAPSYSDAVAMMRAYVATAPERCVFGSDWPHPTEAADHKPDDARLIDLIAEAAPDEAVRRKILVDNPAKLYGF, from the coding sequence ATGACGATCCCGCACACGGTCGGCGACGCGCCGCCGCAGCACGCCGTTCCGCCCGATGCGTGCGACTGCCACATGCATTTCTACGACGATGCGTTTCCGGCCTTGCGCCCGGCGTCACGCCTCGTCAGCAACGCGGGCGTCACGCAGTATCGCAAATTGCAGAACCGGCTCGGAACGTCGCGCGTCGTGGTCGTGCAGCCGGCGCCCTACGTCAACGACAACACGGTGACGCTCGCGGCGATCGCCGAGATCGGCAACGCGCGCGGCGTCGCCGTCATTCATCCTGACGTGACGGATGCGGAACTGCAGCGGCTCAACGCGGGCGGCATTCGCGGCATTCGCTTTTCGATCTTCGATCCTCGTACCGCTGCGGTGAGTTTCGACATGATCGCGCCGCTGGCCGCGCGGATGAATGCGCTCGGCTGGCATGTGCAACTTCATCTGCGCGGCGATCAGATTGTCGAGCACGAAAAGCTGATCGAACAGCTCCCCTGCCCGATGGTGTTCGATCATCTCGGCCGCATTCCGCAGCCCGAAGGCATTCAGCATCCGGCTTTCGCGATCATCCAGCGCTTGCTGAAAGCGCGTCGCGCGTGGGTGAAGCTGTCCGGCGCTTATGCGGATACGAAGGTCGGCGCGCCGTCCTACTCCGACGCCGTCGCTATGATGCGGGCGTATGTTGCGACCGCGCCGGAGCGCTGCGTTTTCGGCAGTGACTGGCCGCATCCGACGGAGGCCGCCGATCACAAGCCGGACGATGCGCGGCTGATCGACCTCATCGCGGAAGCCGCACCGGACGAGGCCGTGCGGCGCAAGATCCTGGTCGACAATCCAGCCAAGCTTTATGGGTTTTGA
- a CDS encoding CoA transferase translates to MTPDEILQKLWRDAGHDAGALDNVSLTGAEPGLPSSFRVGAAAQVSIAAATLAAAELWQARGGKRGPVSVAMDHACAEVRSDHYVRVNGEKLPEPWDKIAGLYPCRDGFVRIHTNFPHHRDGILKLLGCDYSREAVGAALANWDRVSFETACAEAGMVASALRTFAERDAHPHATALARMPLVSIEKIGDAPAEPLHDSERPLGGVRVLDLTRIIAGPVAGRTLAAHGASVLLITSAHLPSIPALVVDTGRGKRSAQLDLRDASDKDGMRALIADSDIFLQGYRPGGLASLGFSPEECAALRPGIVYVSLSAYGHEGPWANKRGFDSLVQAATGFNLAEGEAFGDGKPKVFPTQILDHAAGMLLAFGAMTALKRRVEHGGSWHVRVSLAGVAHWLRGLGRLPNGFAAPDPTFEDAAPYLEKTASPFGEITAVRHAGILSQTPAYWAQSTVPLGTDTAEWRPR, encoded by the coding sequence ATGACGCCTGACGAAATTCTGCAAAAGCTGTGGCGCGACGCCGGCCACGATGCCGGCGCGCTTGACAATGTCAGCCTGACGGGCGCCGAGCCTGGCCTGCCGTCATCGTTTCGCGTCGGCGCGGCCGCGCAAGTGTCGATTGCGGCCGCGACGCTGGCTGCTGCGGAACTTTGGCAGGCGCGCGGCGGCAAGCGCGGACCAGTTTCGGTCGCAATGGATCACGCCTGCGCGGAGGTGCGCTCCGATCACTACGTCCGCGTTAACGGCGAGAAATTGCCGGAGCCGTGGGACAAGATCGCGGGGCTTTATCCATGCCGCGACGGCTTCGTGCGCATCCATACGAACTTTCCGCATCACCGCGACGGCATTTTGAAGCTGCTCGGCTGCGATTATTCGCGCGAGGCGGTCGGCGCTGCGCTGGCGAACTGGGATCGCGTCAGCTTCGAGACCGCATGCGCCGAGGCCGGCATGGTCGCGTCCGCGCTACGCACATTCGCGGAGCGGGACGCGCATCCGCACGCAACGGCGCTCGCGCGCATGCCATTGGTGAGCATCGAGAAGATCGGCGATGCACCGGCCGAGCCGTTACACGACAGCGAACGCCCGCTCGGCGGCGTTCGCGTGCTCGATCTCACGCGCATCATCGCAGGGCCGGTCGCGGGGCGCACGCTGGCGGCGCACGGCGCGAGCGTTTTGCTGATCACGTCTGCGCACCTGCCGTCGATCCCCGCGCTCGTCGTCGACACGGGGCGCGGCAAGCGCTCGGCGCAACTCGATCTCCGCGATGCGAGCGACAAAGATGGTATGCGCGCGCTGATCGCGGACAGCGATATTTTCCTGCAGGGTTACCGGCCGGGCGGCCTAGCGTCGCTCGGGTTCTCGCCGGAGGAATGCGCGGCGCTCAGGCCCGGCATCGTCTATGTGTCGCTCTCCGCCTACGGGCATGAGGGTCCGTGGGCGAATAAGCGCGGCTTTGATTCACTCGTGCAGGCCGCGACCGGATTCAACCTCGCGGAGGGCGAAGCCTTCGGCGACGGAAAGCCGAAAGTCTTCCCGACGCAGATCCTCGACCACGCAGCCGGGATGCTGCTCGCTTTCGGCGCGATGACGGCGCTGAAGCGCCGGGTCGAGCACGGTGGCAGCTGGCACGTGCGCGTCTCGCTCGCCGGCGTCGCGCATTGGCTGCGCGGGCTCGGGCGCTTGCCGAACGGTTTTGCGGCGCCTGACCCGACCTTCGAGGACGCAGCGCCGTATCTCGAAAAGACCGCATCGCCGTTCGGCGAAATCACCGCCGTGCGCCACGCCGGCATTCTCTCGCAAACACCCGCCTATTGGGCACAGTCGACGGTGCCGCTCGGCACCGATACGGCGGAATGGAGACCACGATGA
- a CDS encoding alpha/beta fold hydrolase, whose translation MRRIVKWTAGSLLALVVLVCVALAGFRVSAAYRETVTVERLMPSSGRLVATRSGRIFVQEAGPPDGVPVVLFHGTAAWSELWRPTMQALVAKGFRAIAFDIPPFGFSDRPGTYTRKDQAERVIDMLTALKAERAIIVGHSFGAGAAVETVMRAPEKTRALVLVDAALGLTEKGTANAPDLLQHPWLRETLIAATVTNPLMTETLIKQLIARKGRARHYVELLQRPMARENTTPDFGVWLLYFLGSDPTALSADRDAYGKIDNKVTILWGEEDTVTPLDQARDLQTLLPSAKLVTLPGLGHIPQIEDPDVFIARLVTEVEALR comes from the coding sequence ATGCGCCGCATTGTGAAATGGACTGCCGGCAGTTTGCTAGCACTTGTCGTGCTGGTCTGCGTTGCATTGGCGGGGTTCCGCGTCTCGGCCGCTTATCGCGAGACCGTGACGGTGGAACGGCTGATGCCATCAAGCGGGCGTCTGGTTGCGACGCGGTCCGGTCGTATCTTTGTTCAGGAAGCCGGTCCGCCGGATGGTGTGCCTGTCGTGCTGTTTCACGGGACGGCGGCGTGGAGCGAGCTGTGGCGGCCGACCATGCAGGCGCTTGTCGCGAAAGGTTTCCGCGCCATCGCCTTCGATATTCCGCCGTTCGGATTCTCGGATCGGCCAGGTACGTATACGCGGAAAGATCAGGCGGAGCGCGTGATCGATATGTTGACGGCGCTCAAAGCCGAGCGCGCGATCATCGTCGGGCATTCCTTCGGTGCGGGCGCCGCTGTCGAGACGGTGATGCGCGCGCCGGAGAAAACGCGCGCGCTGGTGCTGGTCGATGCCGCGCTCGGCCTGACCGAGAAAGGCACCGCAAATGCACCTGATCTTCTGCAGCACCCATGGCTGCGCGAAACGCTGATCGCCGCGACCGTCACCAATCCGCTGATGACCGAAACGCTCATCAAGCAGCTGATCGCCCGCAAGGGCCGCGCGCGGCACTATGTCGAACTGCTGCAGCGGCCGATGGCGCGGGAGAATACGACGCCGGACTTCGGTGTGTGGCTGTTGTATTTCCTCGGCAGCGATCCGACTGCGCTGAGTGCCGATCGCGACGCCTACGGCAAGATCGACAACAAGGTCACGATCCTCTGGGGCGAGGAGGACACCGTGACGCCGCTCGATCAGGCGCGCGATCTGCAGACTTTGTTGCCCTCAGCGAAACTCGTGACGTTGCCGGGGCTCGGTCACATTCCGCAGATCGAAGACCCGGACGTTTTCATCGCTCGGCTCGTCACCGAAGTTGAAGCTCTGCGCTAG
- a CDS encoding acyl-CoA dehydrogenase family protein, with protein MQNHEDTKEIRDAVRSLCAKFPGEYWRKTDRERAYPTEFVKALTDAGFLAALIPEEYGGSGLSMLQAAAIMEEIHASGCNGAACHAQMYTMGTVMRHGSAEQKKKYLTGIASGELRLQAFGVTEPTSGTDTLSLRTVAEKKGNSSYTVNGQKIWTSRAEHSHLMLLLARTTPRDKVEKRTDGLSVFIVDMRAAKNNGLTIRPIRTMMNHATTEVFFDNMEVPAENLIGEEGKGFRYILSGMNAERILIASESIGDGRWFIEKAVGYAKERVLFGRPIGQNQGVQFPIARAYSQIKAAELMVREAAERYQAGLDCGEQANMAKLLAADAAWAAADMCLQTHGGFGFAEEYDIERKFREARLYQVAPISTNMILSYLAEHVLGLPRSY; from the coding sequence ATGCAAAATCACGAAGATACGAAAGAGATCCGCGATGCCGTGCGTTCGCTCTGCGCGAAGTTTCCCGGCGAGTATTGGCGCAAGACCGATCGTGAGCGCGCGTATCCGACCGAGTTCGTCAAAGCGCTGACCGACGCCGGATTTCTCGCCGCGCTGATCCCCGAAGAATACGGCGGCTCGGGCCTCTCGATGCTGCAGGCAGCCGCGATCATGGAGGAGATCCACGCGAGCGGCTGCAACGGCGCGGCGTGTCATGCCCAGATGTACACGATGGGCACCGTGATGCGTCACGGCTCGGCAGAGCAGAAAAAGAAATACCTCACCGGCATCGCCAGCGGCGAATTGCGCCTGCAGGCGTTCGGTGTCACCGAGCCGACGTCCGGTACGGACACGCTCTCGCTGCGCACGGTCGCGGAGAAGAAGGGTAACTCCAGTTACACAGTGAACGGCCAGAAAATCTGGACCTCACGCGCCGAGCACTCCCACTTGATGTTGCTGCTCGCGCGTACGACGCCGCGCGACAAGGTCGAGAAGCGCACCGACGGCCTCTCGGTTTTCATCGTCGACATGCGCGCCGCGAAGAACAACGGACTCACTATCCGTCCGATCCGCACGATGATGAATCATGCGACCACCGAAGTGTTCTTCGACAACATGGAAGTGCCGGCCGAGAACCTCATCGGCGAGGAGGGCAAGGGCTTCCGCTACATCCTCTCCGGCATGAATGCCGAGCGCATTCTCATCGCGTCCGAGTCGATCGGCGATGGGCGCTGGTTCATCGAAAAGGCGGTGGGTTACGCCAAGGAGCGCGTGTTGTTCGGCCGTCCGATCGGCCAGAACCAAGGCGTTCAATTCCCGATCGCGCGCGCCTATTCGCAGATCAAGGCGGCCGAGCTGATGGTGCGGGAAGCCGCCGAGCGCTATCAGGCCGGCCTCGACTGCGGCGAGCAGGCCAACATGGCGAAGCTGCTGGCCGCCGATGCGGCCTGGGCGGCCGCCGACATGTGCCTGCAGACGCACGGGGGCTTCGGCTTTGCCGAGGAATACGACATTGAGCGCAAATTCCGCGAGGCGCGGCTCTATCAGGTGGCGCCGATCTCGACGAACATGATCCTGTCGTATCTCGCCGAGCACGTTCTCGGCCTGCCGCGCTCCTACTAG
- a CDS encoding biliverdin-producing heme oxygenase, producing MVRSPLHLRLRESTAAAHEHLENLVGELTDLAAYKRYLSGIYAFRQPIEVAWADSGWPPRFGGWRPTMIASAMDRDLADLGLARPRPEQPHLDTDFAARLGTLYVLEGSSLGAKLLLRNVRMLGLAEDFGARHLSLQANADTWRSYLRLLEQDDEADPDAVIAAANETFAVAARAFTD from the coding sequence ATGGTTCGCTCCCCCCTCCATTTGCGCCTGCGCGAGTCGACCGCCGCGGCGCACGAACATCTTGAAAATCTCGTCGGGGAACTGACCGATCTCGCGGCTTATAAGCGCTACCTCAGCGGCATCTATGCATTCCGTCAGCCGATTGAGGTCGCATGGGCCGACTCCGGATGGCCTCCGCGCTTCGGCGGTTGGCGCCCGACGATGATCGCTAGCGCGATGGACCGTGACCTTGCCGACCTCGGCTTAGCGCGTCCGAGGCCCGAACAGCCGCATCTCGATACCGATTTCGCCGCCCGGCTGGGAACCCTCTACGTCCTTGAAGGTTCTAGTCTTGGGGCTAAACTTCTCCTCCGCAACGTAAGGATGCTCGGTCTTGCCGAAGATTTCGGCGCCAGACACCTCAGCCTTCAGGCGAACGCGGATACATGGCGTTCTTACTTGCGCCTTCTCGAGCAGGACGACGAGGCCGACCCAGACGCGGTGATCGCGGCTGCGAACGAAACCTTTGCGGTGGCCGCGCGCGCGTTCACTGACTGA
- a CDS encoding HWE histidine kinase domain-containing protein has protein sequence MGKDHGQMKENGGVNLTNCDREPIHIPGSIQPHGALIACDIAAERIVRHSANAAEFLELKSSELVGAPTDRVLGERAAHDLRNALTKTLDPSRAGQLTGFRLDHGAKTFDVAVHRHKGVAILEFEEAGVDSQASLEISRMLIARIRDIDKTPALIQTTARLLRGLLEYDRVMIYQFAPDGSGRVAAESKRGDLESFLGQHFPASDIPQQARQLYLRNTIRIIGDARGGATPIEPLLDASGEALDLSYAHLRSVSPIHLEYLRNMGVAASMSISIIIGGELWGLIACHHYAPRNLTMGQRVAAELFGEFFSLQLDTLRQRERIAHAAAARRLLDGFVRDFSSHDDYAEFLRASLPHLAELMPCDGAGLYIDGRWTSFGATPPTSAIPQLTRFLNDVSEGRVWATHELSGRLDDATIYSEQACGTLAIPLTQTPRDYLLFFRREVIQTVEWAGDPNKSYESGPLGDRLTPRKSFSIWKEQVERQSLPWGDADREIAEATRVALLEVILRHSETLSEERRKADVRQKILHEELNHRVKNILALIKSLVSQPIREAETLTNYAAALKKRIMALSFAHDQIIRNDGGGSLRSLFEAELSPYRDAAAIAMEGPQVSLDARAFSVFTLVIHELATNAAKYGALSVSGGKLRVDWKLGETGDLQVRWKETGGPPVTPPKRRGFGTVLVDRSIPFDLGGSSELDYAIDGVAANFVVPARFIGKYIPSPARSEAKPIPAVTASALTELKIMVLEDQLVIAMDIETMLSAHGAKEINTFATAAEALRGLGKIRPDIAILDVNLGSGTSIEVAEELKRSGIPFVFATGYGDSAMIPSTLAGVPMVRKPYDAGSLVAAIASARGG, from the coding sequence ATGGGAAAAGACCACGGGCAGATGAAAGAGAACGGCGGCGTCAATCTCACGAACTGCGATCGCGAGCCGATCCACATTCCGGGCAGCATCCAGCCGCACGGCGCGTTGATCGCGTGCGACATCGCGGCCGAGCGCATCGTCCGTCATTCGGCCAACGCAGCGGAATTCCTCGAACTGAAATCCAGCGAACTCGTCGGTGCGCCGACCGATCGCGTTCTCGGCGAGCGCGCCGCGCATGATTTGCGCAATGCGCTAACGAAGACGCTCGATCCTTCGCGCGCCGGGCAGTTGACCGGCTTCCGTCTCGATCACGGCGCGAAGACCTTCGACGTCGCGGTGCACCGTCACAAGGGCGTCGCGATTCTCGAATTCGAGGAAGCCGGCGTCGATAGCCAGGCATCGCTCGAAATCAGCCGCATGCTGATCGCGCGCATCCGCGATATCGACAAAACGCCCGCGCTGATCCAGACAACAGCACGACTGCTGCGTGGCCTCCTCGAATACGACCGCGTGATGATCTATCAATTCGCGCCGGATGGTTCGGGGCGCGTTGCCGCGGAATCGAAACGCGGCGATCTCGAGAGCTTTCTGGGTCAACACTTTCCGGCGAGCGATATCCCGCAGCAGGCGCGCCAGCTTTATCTCCGCAACACCATCCGCATCATCGGCGATGCGCGCGGCGGCGCGACTCCAATCGAGCCGCTGCTCGATGCCTCCGGTGAAGCGCTAGACTTATCGTATGCCCACCTGCGCAGCGTCTCACCGATCCACCTCGAATATCTCCGCAACATGGGCGTGGCGGCGTCGATGTCGATCTCGATCATCATCGGCGGCGAATTGTGGGGCCTCATTGCGTGCCATCACTATGCGCCGCGCAATTTGACGATGGGGCAGCGCGTCGCCGCCGAACTGTTCGGCGAGTTTTTCTCGCTGCAGCTCGACACGCTGCGTCAGCGCGAACGCATCGCGCATGCGGCGGCCGCGCGCCGCTTGCTCGACGGCTTCGTGCGCGATTTCTCCTCGCACGACGACTATGCGGAATTCCTGCGCGCGAGCTTGCCGCATCTTGCCGAACTCATGCCGTGCGACGGCGCAGGCCTCTACATCGACGGGCGCTGGACTTCCTTCGGCGCAACGCCGCCGACCAGTGCGATCCCGCAGCTGACACGCTTCCTCAACGACGTCAGCGAAGGTCGCGTCTGGGCGACGCACGAACTCAGCGGCCGCTTGGACGATGCCACGATTTACTCGGAGCAGGCGTGCGGCACACTCGCGATCCCGCTCACGCAGACGCCGCGCGACTATCTCTTGTTCTTCCGCCGCGAGGTCATTCAGACAGTCGAGTGGGCTGGCGACCCGAACAAGTCATATGAGAGCGGCCCGCTGGGCGACCGCCTGACGCCACGCAAGAGCTTTTCGATCTGGAAAGAGCAGGTCGAGCGGCAGTCTCTGCCGTGGGGCGACGCCGACCGTGAGATCGCTGAGGCGACGCGCGTAGCACTGCTTGAGGTTATCCTCCGGCACTCGGAGACGCTGTCGGAAGAGCGCCGCAAGGCAGACGTTCGCCAGAAAATCCTGCACGAGGAACTCAATCACCGCGTCAAGAACATCCTGGCGCTCATCAAGTCGCTGGTATCGCAGCCGATCCGCGAGGCCGAGACGCTGACCAACTACGCGGCGGCGCTGAAGAAGCGCATCATGGCGCTGTCCTTCGCGCACGATCAAATTATCCGCAACGACGGCGGCGGCTCGCTCCGCTCGTTGTTCGAGGCCGAACTCTCGCCCTACCGCGATGCCGCCGCGATAGCGATGGAAGGCCCGCAGGTTTCGCTCGATGCGCGCGCCTTCTCGGTGTTCACGCTCGTCATCCACGAACTCGCGACCAACGCGGCGAAATACGGTGCGCTTTCGGTCTCGGGCGGCAAGCTGAGAGTGGATTGGAAGCTGGGCGAAACCGGCGATCTCCAAGTGCGCTGGAAGGAGACCGGCGGCCCGCCGGTGACGCCGCCGAAACGGCGGGGCTTCGGCACCGTGTTGGTGGATCGCAGCATCCCGTTCGATCTCGGCGGCTCAAGCGAGCTCGACTATGCGATCGATGGTGTCGCGGCGAATTTTGTTGTGCCGGCGCGCTTCATTGGAAAATACATTCCGTCGCCCGCGCGAAGCGAAGCAAAACCAATTCCCGCTGTAACGGCGAGCGCGTTGACCGAGCTCAAGATCATGGTGCTCGAGGATCAGCTCGTCATCGCAATGGACATAGAGACAATGCTCTCCGCGCATGGCGCCAAAGAGATCAATACATTTGCGACTGCCGCAGAGGCACTTCGGGGTTTAGGAAAGATCCGCCCGGATATTGCAATCCTTGATGTGAATCTGGGCAGCGGCACGTCTATCGAAGTCGCAGAGGAGCTCAAGCGTTCCGGCATTCCGTTTGTCTTCGCCACCGGCTACGGCGATTCTGCCATGATTCCGAGCACGCTTGCGGGAGTGCCGATGGTTCGCAAGCCTTACGATGCCGGAAGTTTAGTCGCAGCGATCGCGAGTGCGCGCGGCGGATAG
- a CDS encoding DUF2188 domain-containing protein, producing MTQVSFEIAKHVEGWGIRRGAEIAGSYPTREAALEAAKAFAQKHLGQGKHVSIRVPTALEA from the coding sequence ATGACTCAGGTTAGTTTCGAGATCGCAAAACACGTCGAGGGCTGGGGCATTCGGCGCGGTGCCGAGATCGCCGGCTCGTATCCGACGCGTGAAGCCGCGCTGGAAGCCGCCAAGGCTTTTGCTCAGAAGCACCTCGGCCAAGGTAAGCACGTCAGCATCCGCGTACCGACGGCGCTGGAAGCCTGA
- a CDS encoding Csu type fimbrial protein: protein MSLCFAAILPRPAEAQTATGSFQVLINILKQCTVSTFTNMDFGTNPGIITTPITQTSTFVVLCTGTTPYTVGLDAGTAPGATVTTRQMQQGAARINYALYSDAGRTLNWGNAAPDWVSGTGTGLPQTLTVYGRVPAQVATATGGYTDTITVTVTY, encoded by the coding sequence GTGTCGCTTTGCTTCGCCGCAATTCTGCCACGGCCCGCCGAAGCCCAGACGGCAACCGGCAGCTTTCAGGTGCTGATCAACATCCTGAAGCAGTGCACCGTCAGCACATTCACCAACATGGACTTCGGCACCAACCCGGGAATCATCACGACCCCGATCACCCAGACCTCGACCTTCGTGGTCCTCTGCACCGGCACGACGCCGTACACTGTCGGCCTAGATGCCGGCACCGCGCCTGGCGCGACGGTGACGACGCGGCAGATGCAGCAGGGCGCGGCCCGCATCAACTACGCGCTCTATTCTGACGCGGGGCGCACGCTGAACTGGGGCAATGCCGCGCCCGACTGGGTGTCGGGTACCGGCACCGGGCTTCCGCAGACGCTCACGGTCTATGGCCGCGTGCCCGCTCAAGTCGCAACCGCGACGGGCGGTTACACCGACACGATCACCGTAACGGTGACCTACTGA
- a CDS encoding fimbrial biogenesis chaperone yields MNRLGLIAAMATLALSFGANAASLQVSPVLLEVPAPGAATTMTLRNNGDHPIMAQVRVFRWTQQNGEEKLEPATDVVASPPIAELRPKQDYTVRVVRTAKHPYVGEETYRVVVDELPDPTKRAGTIALVLRHSVPLFFTTPAAAAAQPIYAISQSKGALTLRVTNRGDRRVQLSAVTVRAPSGRQVSFGPGLVGYALGRSTMQWTVRSADLGARSGFMINANSETGKIVAQATGDNAP; encoded by the coding sequence ATGAACCGGTTAGGCCTCATCGCGGCCATGGCGACGCTCGCTCTGAGTTTCGGCGCTAACGCCGCGTCGTTGCAGGTGTCGCCCGTTCTGCTCGAAGTTCCGGCGCCGGGCGCCGCCACGACGATGACGCTGCGCAACAACGGCGACCACCCGATCATGGCGCAGGTGCGCGTCTTCCGTTGGACGCAGCAGAACGGCGAAGAAAAGCTTGAGCCCGCGACGGACGTGGTCGCGTCACCGCCGATCGCCGAACTGCGGCCGAAGCAAGATTACACCGTGCGTGTCGTGCGCACCGCGAAGCATCCTTACGTCGGCGAGGAGACTTATCGCGTCGTCGTCGACGAATTGCCGGATCCGACCAAACGCGCCGGGACGATCGCATTGGTGCTCCGCCATTCGGTGCCGTTGTTCTTTACGACGCCGGCCGCCGCCGCTGCGCAACCCATCTACGCGATCTCGCAAAGCAAAGGCGCGCTGACGCTGCGGGTGACCAATCGCGGCGATCGCCGCGTGCAGCTCTCGGCTGTCACCGTGCGCGCACCATCCGGGCGCCAGGTGAGCTTCGGTCCGGGGCTCGTCGGCTATGCGCTCGGCCGCTCGACGATGCAGTGGACTGTGCGCAGCGCCGACCTCGGCGCCCGATCGGGTTTCATGATCAACGCCAATTCCGAAACGGGTAAGATCGTTGCGCAAGCCACGGGCGATAACGCGCCCTGA